The following DNA comes from Croceicoccus sp. YJ47.
ATGGGTCCGCGTCGGCACCTGGGGCGGCGCCGAGGAAGCCCGCCGCATCGTGATCGAGGCGATCGAACGCGAGAAGCAGGCCCAGAACGAAAAGCGCTGAGGCGCGCCTCACCATCCCATGCAAAAGCCCGGCGGTCCCAAAACCGCCGGGCTTTTTCGTATCGAGTGCCCCCGTTGTCGGCGCGATCATTCCACCGGGCGGCTGGAATCGAGCAGGTCGGCCTCGCCCGTGACGGCACGCTCGCGGTCGACGAGTTCCGCGATGTGGTTTTCCGGCCGGGTGCTCCGCGCCTGTGCCTCGCTCTCCCCGCTCGCCCGCTTGCGCGTGGTGACGGGGGACGGCGCGGCGGGCGCGGGACGCGGCGCCTGCGAAATGCTCGCCCCTTCGCCCAGTGCGAGGGGGCTGCCGGAATCGAAACGCAGCCGGTAGATCGGCTCCGGCAGGGCAAAGCCCGCCTCCTCCAGCGCGTCTTTCGCCGCCTTGATCGCGATGGATCGTCCTTTGAGGAAATCGGTCTCTTCCTGATCGACCCAGCCGCGAAAGCTGATGACGATATTGGAATCGCCGACCTCGCGTATGACGGCGGTCGGCTCGGGTTCGTCGAGCACGAAATCCAGACCGCGCAGCGCCTCTATTCCCGTGGCCATGCCGTCCACCGGATTGTCGTCCGCATCCACGCCGAGATCGAATTCGAAACGGCGCTGCGGATTGCGGGTGTAATTGAGGATGACCGATTTGAAGACGGTCGAATTGGGAATGCGCAGATGGTTGCCGTTCAGCGTCATCAACACGGTGGCCCGGCTGGTGAGGCGCACGACGCGGCCTTCGTTCCCCTCGATCATCACGTGGTCGTTGGCGCGGAACGGCTGTCGCAGGGACAGCATGACGGAGGAGATGTAATTGTCGATCGTGTCGCGCACGGCAAAGCCCACCGCGATGCCGATGACGCCCCCGATGCCGAGCACCGCGCCCAGCAATGCCGTCGCGCCGAGGATCTTCAGCGCGAGATAAAGCCCGAACAACACGCCCACGAACTTGATCGCGCTGGACAACAATTCGGTGACGAAGGCGTTGGGCGTCACCTTGTCGAGCAGCCAGCGCATGCGCGAGATCGCGCCGAACAGCAGCGCCACCAGCACCGCGACCACCGTCGCGACGAGAATGAGCGGCAACATGCGGACAAGGCCGCGCGCCTCGTCCACGATCCCGCCGAGCGTGGGTGCAAGGTTGCTGTTGACGGCAAGGTCGCGCTCGATCCGGTTCGACACGGTGACGACGCCCGTCACGCGTGATGCGATGTCCTCCGCCTGCTGCGCGGCTTCTGCCTGCGCGACGTTCCCGCTGAGCGTGACGACGCCCTGCTCGACCTGCACGCCGACATTGGCGAGCGGTTCGATCGCGGCGAAGATATTGCGGATGCGCGCGGCGATGCGAATGTCCTGCTCGGCACCCTGTTCGGCCTCGATCTCCTGCGCAGGCGCCGACGGTTCGGCTGCGCCGCCGCCCGAAAGATCGGGAAGGGCGGCATGGACGGGCGCGGAGAAAAGCAGCAGCGCGGCGGCAAGCATGGCACGGCGCATGGTCGTCACCCCCCCGCCACGGTCATGCCGTCGACGCGCAGGCTCGGCACGTTGACGGCGCGAATGTCGTCGAGATCGTCGGCGGCGGTCATCTGCGCGAACATGTCCAGAAGATTGCCGGCGATGGTAAAGCCCGCTACCGGCCCGGCGATGGCGCCATTCACGATGCGAAAGCCCGATGCGCCGCGGCTGTAATCCCCGGTCACGAGATTGACCCCCTGCCCGATCAGCTCCGTCACCAGCACGCCGCCGCGGATGTCGGCGATGAGCGCGTCGCGCGATACATCGCCGGCGTTCAGGGTCACGTTGCTGGTCGCGACGGCGGGCGAACCGCCCCCGCTGCGCGCCGCGTGGCCCGTCGGGCGGCGGCCAAGCTTGCGCGCCGATGCGCTGTCGAGCAACCAGCCCGTCAGCCGCCCCTCCGCCACCAGATCACGCGGCGCGGTCGGCAATCCCTCCCCGTCGAAGGGCCGCGAACGCAGGCCGCGATGGCGCAGCGGATCGTCGGCCACGGTGATGGCGGCCGGGAAGATGCGCTTCCCCTCGCATTCGAGGAGAAAGCTGGCCTGGCGCGCGATGCTGTGGCCCGAAATCGCCGCGGCAAGATGGCCGAGCAGCGTTCCGCCCACCCGCGGATCGAAGACGACGGGCATCGGCCCGCTGCTCATGGTGCCGGGATGGAGCCGTTCGAGCGCGCGATCCGCAGCGAGCGTGCCGATCTTCTCCTCGTCCGGCAGATCGCCTGCATGGCGCGCGCTGCGCCCGGCATAGCCGCGCTCCATCCCCGCGCCCTTCCCCGCGACGAGCGAGATCGACCGCGCATGGCGCGCCTGCTCGTAATTCCCGGCAAAACCGTGGCTCGTAACCAGCGCGGCGATGGCGCGGCCATAGCTTGCCGCGGCGCCGTCGCTATTGGTGATGCCGGAATGGGCACGGCCCGCCGCCTCGGTCCGTTCCGCAGCTTCGCGCAGCGCGTCCGGCCCCGGCGGCGGCGACAGGAGATCGAGCGCGGGGGTTGCCCCTGTCATCAGCATGTCGGCAGGCGCCAGCCCGGCATAGGGGTCGGCAGGCGCCGCCTCCGCCATGGCCACGGCCCGGCGCGACAATTCGTCGAGCGCGGCCTCGTCGGCGGCGCTCGACCCGATGGTGGCGCTTTTCTGCCCGATAAAGACGCGCAGGCCGAAATGCTCGGATTCGGATCGCTCCACCTCTTCAAGCGCGCCCAGCCGGACATGCACGGTTTCGGACAAATCGCCGAGATAGACGGCATCCGCCGCATCGGCGCCCAGCCGCCGCACGCGGGCGATCAGATCGTGGCAGCGGCTCTCCGCCTGCTCGGCGTTCAGCACGGGTTGGATCTCGACATGCCGGTTTCTCCTGAATTCGAAACCGGCGGGATAGGCATTGCCTGCCCGCTGGGCAAGCGCCGCCGCCGCGTTCAGCCCGTTGCGCGGATTACCCGTGCAGCATCCGCGCCAGCCCCGCGATCGCGAACGGCAGCCCGATCGCCCCTGCCCAGATGAGCAGCTGATCGCGGCGATAGGCCCCGCGATATTGCGGATTGTGCGCCGCTTCATCCGACATCCCGGCCCAGCGCCGCTCCAGCTTCAGACAGAGCGGTATGATCGCCAGCACCAGAATGACCAGCGCCATATAGGGCAGCAACGTGCCGGAAAATTCCTTCAGCTGCTTTACCGTGACGAAGATCTGCAGGACCGTATACGCCAGAAGCGCATAGGCGATATTGTCGCTGATCTTCCTCGGCCAGCCGCGGGTCGCATGAACCGGCGGCGCCGGTCGAGCCATCTCTCGCTCGCGGTGCAAGCGGGCGCTACGTTCGATTCGTGTTTGCGATCCTGCCATGCCGCACGATCCTTTCCCTTTCAGTCCCGGATCGAGTATCATTTGTTTCACGGCCAAGGTCAATGGCACTGCATATACGGCTGTTTCGGGGGCGCTGGGCCATCGCGCGCAGGGTGGCCATGCACGAATCCTGCCAAACCGCCTGCCAAACCGATTGCATGACGGCGTTGAGGGGGCTTTAATGGTTGGCAGGCCATGATATGCGTTGCGCCACAACCGATCGTGACCGGCACCCCGCCGCAGACCAAGGACCAGACGCCATCGCTACCGAGATCACTCTCGACCCCGCCGTAGACCCCGAAGAGACGGCCGCGCCCCCTGTGCCGCAAGGCGGGCTTGAGGTGCTGTCCATCGCCAAGAGCTACGACAAGCGGGCGGTGCTCACCGACATCTCGCTCTCCGTCGCGAAGGGCGAGGTGCTGGGCCTGCTCGGCCCCAATGGCGCGGGCAAGACGACGTGCTTCTATTCGATCATGGGGCTTGCGCGGCCCGATTCGGGGCGGGTGCTGCTCGACGGGAACGACATCACCAACCTGCCGATGTATCGCCGCGCGATCCTCGGCCTCGGCTATCTGCCGCAGGAAACGAGCATCTTTCGCGGGATGAGCGTCGAACAGAACATCAATTGCGTGCTCGAACTGGTGGAGCCGGACAAGCAGGTCCGCGCCGCCGAGCTGGAGCGGCTGCTCGACGAATTCGGGCTCACGCGTCTGCGCGAAAGCCCGGCGATGGCGCTTTCGGGCGGGGAACGGCGCCGCGCCGAAATCGCCCGCGCGCTTGCGGCGAAACCGTCGATCATGCTGCTCGACGAGCCTTTCGCCGGCATCGATCCCCTCTCGATCAGCGACATTCGCGATCTGGTCAAGGATCTGAAGGGGCGCGGCATCGGCGTGCTCATCACCGATCACAACGTGCGCGAAACGCTCGAAATCGTGGACCGAGCCTGCATCATCTATGGCGGGCAGGTGCTCTTTGCCGGCAGCCCGGAGGCGCTGGTCGCCGATGAAAACGTGCGGCGGCTCTATCTCGGCGAGGGGTTCACCTTGTGAACTGCGTGCGCGCCCTCCTGCCGGATCCGCGCGGCTGACGTCCCATGGCCATCGGCCCCCGCCTCGACATACGGCAATCGCAATCGCTGGTGATGACACCGCAATTGCAGCAGGCGATCCGCCTGCTGACGCTGTCGAACCTGGAACTGGAAAGCCATATCGCCGACGCGGTGGCGGATAATCCGCTGCTCGAACTCGGCGATACCGGGGAGGCTGCCGCGCCGGTCCAGGCCGACGCCGAATTGCCCGATGCAGGCAGCACGAATGGCGGCGACGCACTCGACATCGCGCCCGATGCGGCGGATCGCGATTTCGACACCGGCGACGGGATCGGCGCGCGCGAGGGGGGCATGGGGCAAGGTGCCGCGTCCGATGGCGATTTCGACTTTGCCGAACGCGCCGACGACGCCGCCACGCTGGCGCAGCATCTCCACGCGCAGATTGGCGCCGCGGACGGGACGGCGGTGCTCCGCTTCGTCGCCGGGCATCTGATCGATCATCTGGACGAGGCGGGCTACCTCGTCGGCGACCTTGGCGACATCGCCGCCACGCTCGGCATCGAGCTCGACGAGGCGGAGCGGGCGCTGGCGCTGCTGCAGACGCTCGACCCGACGGGGGTCGGTGCGCGCTCCTTGTCCGAATGTCTCGCGCTACAGGCGAAGGAGGCCGATCGCCACGACCCGTGCATGGCGGCGCTGCTCGCCAATCTGGACCTGCTTGCGCAGGGAAATCTCGCGCATCTTCGCCGGATTTGCCGCGTCGATGACGACGACCTTGCCGACATGATCGCCGAATTGCGGCGCTACGATCCCAAACCGGGGCACCGCTTTGGCGGCGGGGCGGCGACGCCGGTGGTGCCCGACGTGCTTATCCGCCGCGAAAAAGGCGGTTGGGGCGTGGCCATCAACCGCCGCACGCTGCCCCGGCTCGTCATCAATCGCGACTATTACGTGCAGATGAAACGCCACTGCCGCGACCGCGCCGCCCAAGGCTGGCTGGGTGAAAAACTGACCGACGCGAACTGGCTCACCCGCGCCCTGGATCAGCGGCAGCGCACCATATTGAAGGTGGCGCATGAAATCGTGCGGCGGCAGGACGGGTTTTTTCGCCGCGGCGTGTCCGCGCTCGTCCCGCTCACCCTGCGCGAGGTGGCGGAAAAGGTCGAATTGCACGAATCGACGATCAGCCGGGTGACGTCGAACAAGTTCCTGCATTGCGAGCGCGGCACGTTCGAACTGAAATATTTCTTCGGTTCGGGCGTCGCCCATGCCGACGGCGAGGGCGGCGCCTCCGCCGAGGCGGTGAAGGCCGCCATTCGCCAGCTTTGCGATGCGGAGGACCCGAAGAAGATCCTGTCGGACGATGCGCTGGTCGAATGCCTCAAGGATCGCGGCTATACGCTCGCCCGCCGGACGGTCGCGAAATACAGGGAGGCGATCGGCATCGGCTCCTCGGTCCAGCGGCGGCGCCTCAAACGGATCGCCGCCAGCCGGTAATCCGCCCCCCGCAACGCGCGTCGCGCGGCGATAATCCTCCGTTTCGGACCTTGCCCGAAGTGGCGCAATCCGGGGGAACAGAGCGAATTTTCGGGCACACAACACCTACGCTTCAGTGCCTTGGGTCCATTTCACACCTTATTAACCTTTGTCGCCCATCATTTGTATGGTTAATTCGGGGCACTGGCTCTTCCAGATCGGGGACTACGGCGATCGCGGGTTGGGGCGATACGAAACAGGGAAGCGACATCATGCGGATTTTGTTGATCGAAGACGAACCGACCACGGCAAAGGCGATCGAGCTCATGCTGGGGGGCGAAGGCTTCAACGTCTATCAGACCGATCTTGGCGAAGAGGGCCTCGATCTCGGGCGGCTCTACGATTACGACATCATCCTGCTCGATCTCAACCTGCCCGACATGCACGGGTACGACGTGCTCAAGAAACTGCGCGTCGCCAAGGTGCAGACGCCCGTTCTCATCCTTTCGGGCATCGCCGAAATGGATTCCAAGATCCGCAGCTTCGGCTTTGGCGCCGACGATTACGTGACCAAGCCGTTTCACAAGGACGAGCTGATCGCGCGCATCCATGCCGTCGTTCGCCGGTCTAAGGGGCATTCGCAATCGGTGATCCGGACCGGCAAGCTCGCCGTCAATCTCGATACCAAGACGGTCGAGGTGGCAGGCTCGCGCGTGCATCTCACCGGCAAGGAATATGCCATGCTGGAGCTGATGTCGCTGCGCAAGGGCACGACGCTGACGAAGGAAATGTTCCTTAACCACCTGTACAACGGCATGGACGAGCCGGAGTTGAAGATCATCGACGTCTTCATCTGCAAGCTGCGCAAGAAGCTGTCGATGGCGTGCGACGGGGAAAACTATATCGAGACCGTTTGGGGCCGCGGCTATGTCCTGCGCGACCCGGCCCAGGAGGCGGAGGCGGCCTGACTCCCGACAAAGCGGGCGGGGGAAGCCCGGGCGATCGCATCTCGACGCGGCGCGTGCCACCCGCTATCGGCGCGGCATGACGGCGAACAAGGAAGGCGATCCCCTCACGCTCAACCGGCTTTATGGCCGGTCCAAGGGGAAGAAACTGCGCAGCGGGCAGCAGCATCTGCTCGACGAACTCTATCCGCAGATCGCGGTGCCGGACGACGGGCCGATCACCGCGGCGGGCCTGTTCGGAAGCGATCGCCCTTTGCATTTCGAAATCGGCTTCGGTTCGGGTGAGCATATGGCAGGGCGTGCCGACATGCTCCCCGATCATGGGTTTATCGGGGCGGAACCCTTCGTGAACGGCGTGGTCGGCGCGCTGCTCCATGTGCGGGAGCGGACATTGCCGAACGTGCGGCTGCACATGGGCGACGCGCTGCAGGTGCTCGACCGGGTTCCCGATGGCGCGCTGTCCTTCTGCTATCTGCTGCATCCCGATCCCTGGCCGAAGGCGCGCCATGCGAAGCGCCGGATGATGAACGACGGCCCGGTCGACCTCATCGCGCGCAAGCTGAAGCCGGGCGGCGAATTCCGGTTCGGCACCGACCATCCGATCTATCTGCGCCACGCATTGCTGGTGATGCAGCGCCATACCGGGCGCTTCGAATGGCTGTGCGACAAGCCCGCCGATTTCCAGGTGCGGCCGGGCGGCTGGCCCGAAACGCGATACGAGGCAAAGGCCCGGCGCCAGGGGCACGAAGTCTGGTACTTTCGATTCAGACGACGCCAAAGTACGAAATCGTTGTAAAACAATGTACTTAGCAGATTCACCCTACGCCAGAATTGCCTCCATTTCGCCCCTTTTTCCTCTTGCGTGATTGCCCGGTGATTGCCAGAAAAGGGACACGAGGTTTCGGATGGCAACAGGAAAAATCACGAAAAAATCGATAGATGCGCTCGAGCCGAGCAGCGCGAGCCAGCTCCTTTGGGATACCGACCTCAAAGGATTCGGTGCGAAAATCACTCCAGCTGGCTCGATATCCTATGTGCTGCAGTTCCGGATGGGCGGCCGTGAAGCTCGAACAAGACGCTACACAATCGGGCCGCACGGGTCGCCGTGGACACCGACGACAGCGAGAGCGGAAGCAGAGCGCCTTCAGTTGCTAATTGCGCAAGGTATCGATCCTGTAGACGACGACAAGCGGAGGCGCCGCGAATCCATCGATCTCGCATTCGACAACTACGCGTCGCATTTCGCTCGGTCCTGCAAGGGCGTTGGCTGGGCGAGGCTCGTTGAACGCGTCATCCGGCTTTATCTTGAACCGGTTATCGGGAAAAAGCCGCTTCCCCGAATTTCGAGGTCGGACATCGTAGCCGTTCTGGACAACATGCCCGAGGAACAGGTTGCCAATCGCCGGAATGTCTTCGCTGTCATGCGGCGGCTCTTTCGCTGGGCGGTCAGTCGCGGCGATATCGAGCGCAGCCCGATGGAGGGGATGGAAACGCCGCCCCCGGTCAAGCCGCGAGATCGTTGGCTTAAGGATAATGAGCTGCGGCTCGTCTGGAATGCGGCTCCTCAATGTCATCCCTGCTTCGGGCCGATCGTTCACTTGCTCATTGCCACCGGACAGCGCCGCGAAGAGGTCTCGGGAATGCATTGGCAGGAACTTGATCGGAGCGAGCGGTTGTGGACGCTTCCAGGCTCACGAACCAAAAACGGTGAGCCGAACTCGATCCCGTTAAACGATCTTGCGATCGCAGAACTGGACCGGCAGGCGCGCAGCGACATCTGGCCGCGCAAAGGCAGGATATTTGCAACATCGACCGGAGCGGGTTTCACGGGCTACGCCAAGGGCAAGAATACGCTTGATAGCGCAATCGAGGCGGAACAGGGGGATCCGTTACCTGCTTGGCGGTTACACGATCTGAGACGAACGCTTGCCACTAACTTCCAGCGTCTGGGTGTGCGGTTTGAGGTCACCGAGGCTGTGCTCAACCACGTCGGCGGCTCGCGTGCAGGTGTTGCTGGAGTCTATCAGCGGCATGACTGGAAGGACGAAAAGCGCGAAGCCCTGGATGACTGGAACAGCCATCTAGTGCAAATCCTCTCTGCATCAGGTTCATTGGAGAGCGAGAGCGGATCGAATTCTACAGGAGGCTGATGAGTTGCGACGCCGCCGAGCGGCACTGCTCGTGGTACCTGCGTATCGCTTCGAGCTGCTCACCTCGAGTTGCTGTTAGACTGGCCTCGATCCGATTGAGCATATCAATCGCTTTCGGCAAAACCTGCGGTTCGAGCTTCCTGACAGGATGAAGGCGCTCGTTTATCCTATCGACCAGATAGGCGAGATAGCCGTTGCCTGATCCGCGCGCGAGACCCAGATAAGCCGCGGCCAGGCGGTCGGGATAGGTATCAGAAGAGGGTTGATCATCTCTTTGGGCCTCCGTCGAGGTGTTTTCCGACAATGAAGTTTCGAGAAGCAGCGCATTCACATTGAGGATATCCCGCAAAGCTTGCTCGGTCAGGACATGAACCCGGAACCCTTCTCCGGGGGTCAGGTCGACTAGGCCTTCCCCAACGAGCTGGTTCAGGCTGTCCCGTACGGGCGTCATGCTCACTCCGAAGTCGTCGGCGAGCCGCATTGCCTCCAGCTTCGTTCCGCCTCGCCATGCTCCCTCCATCAGTGCCCGCTTGAGGCGGCAATAGGTGGGTTCGAGAACGTGCGCGGGGCTCACGACCGATAACGCTGCGCTTCGGCAAATTCGCGAACGGCATCCTCCTGGTCCGGACGCAGGCCATCGGTAGCCTGCGGATAATCGGGCACATCGCCGCGAAGAAGGATCGAAGGACATTGCCCCTCAAAATTTCCGAGATTGGGGCGATGCTGGATATATCCCGCCAGCTCGGCGAGCTCAGGCGAGAAGGTTTTGGCGATCTGTGGCGGATAAGCTAGCCAGAGGTTTTCATAGGGTTTGAGCCAGCCGAGGCTGTAACCGATCACGACGCCGCGTCGGACTGTATTCGTATGATTTGGC
Coding sequences within:
- a CDS encoding mechanosensitive ion channel family protein; the protein is MRRAMLAAALLLFSAPVHAALPDLSGGGAAEPSAPAQEIEAEQGAEQDIRIAARIRNIFAAIEPLANVGVQVEQGVVTLSGNVAQAEAAQQAEDIASRVTGVVTVSNRIERDLAVNSNLAPTLGGIVDEARGLVRMLPLILVATVVAVLVALLFGAISRMRWLLDKVTPNAFVTELLSSAIKFVGVLFGLYLALKILGATALLGAVLGIGGVIGIAVGFAVRDTIDNYISSVMLSLRQPFRANDHVMIEGNEGRVVRLTSRATVLMTLNGNHLRIPNSTVFKSVILNYTRNPQRRFEFDLGVDADDNPVDGMATGIEALRGLDFVLDEPEPTAVIREVGDSNIVISFRGWVDQEETDFLKGRSIAIKAAKDALEEAGFALPEPIYRLRFDSGSPLALGEGASISQAPRPAPAAPSPVTTRKRASGESEAQARSTRPENHIAELVDRERAVTGEADLLDSSRPVE
- a CDS encoding TldD/PmbA family protein yields the protein MLNAEQAESRCHDLIARVRRLGADAADAVYLGDLSETVHVRLGALEEVERSESEHFGLRVFIGQKSATIGSSAADEAALDELSRRAVAMAEAAPADPYAGLAPADMLMTGATPALDLLSPPPGPDALREAAERTEAAGRAHSGITNSDGAAASYGRAIAALVTSHGFAGNYEQARHARSISLVAGKGAGMERGYAGRSARHAGDLPDEEKIGTLAADRALERLHPGTMSSGPMPVVFDPRVGGTLLGHLAAAISGHSIARQASFLLECEGKRIFPAAITVADDPLRHRGLRSRPFDGEGLPTAPRDLVAEGRLTGWLLDSASARKLGRRPTGHAARSGGGSPAVATSNVTLNAGDVSRDALIADIRGGVLVTELIGQGVNLVTGDYSRGASGFRIVNGAIAGPVAGFTIAGNLLDMFAQMTAADDLDDIRAVNVPSLRVDGMTVAGG
- the lptB gene encoding LPS export ABC transporter ATP-binding protein — encoded protein: MTLDPAVDPEETAAPPVPQGGLEVLSIAKSYDKRAVLTDISLSVAKGEVLGLLGPNGAGKTTCFYSIMGLARPDSGRVLLDGNDITNLPMYRRAILGLGYLPQETSIFRGMSVEQNINCVLELVEPDKQVRAAELERLLDEFGLTRLRESPAMALSGGERRRAEIARALAAKPSIMLLDEPFAGIDPLSISDIRDLVKDLKGRGIGVLITDHNVRETLEIVDRACIIYGGQVLFAGSPEALVADENVRRLYLGEGFTL
- the rpoN gene encoding RNA polymerase factor sigma-54 produces the protein MAIGPRLDIRQSQSLVMTPQLQQAIRLLTLSNLELESHIADAVADNPLLELGDTGEAAAPVQADAELPDAGSTNGGDALDIAPDAADRDFDTGDGIGAREGGMGQGAASDGDFDFAERADDAATLAQHLHAQIGAADGTAVLRFVAGHLIDHLDEAGYLVGDLGDIAATLGIELDEAERALALLQTLDPTGVGARSLSECLALQAKEADRHDPCMAALLANLDLLAQGNLAHLRRICRVDDDDLADMIAELRRYDPKPGHRFGGGAATPVVPDVLIRREKGGWGVAINRRTLPRLVINRDYYVQMKRHCRDRAAQGWLGEKLTDANWLTRALDQRQRTILKVAHEIVRRQDGFFRRGVSALVPLTLREVAEKVELHESTISRVTSNKFLHCERGTFELKYFFGSGVAHADGEGGASAEAVKAAIRQLCDAEDPKKILSDDALVECLKDRGYTLARRTVAKYREAIGIGSSVQRRRLKRIAASR
- the ctrA gene encoding response regulator transcription factor CtrA; protein product: MRILLIEDEPTTAKAIELMLGGEGFNVYQTDLGEEGLDLGRLYDYDIILLDLNLPDMHGYDVLKKLRVAKVQTPVLILSGIAEMDSKIRSFGFGADDYVTKPFHKDELIARIHAVVRRSKGHSQSVIRTGKLAVNLDTKTVEVAGSRVHLTGKEYAMLELMSLRKGTTLTKEMFLNHLYNGMDEPELKIIDVFICKLRKKLSMACDGENYIETVWGRGYVLRDPAQEAEAA
- a CDS encoding tRNA (guanosine(46)-N(7))-methyltransferase TrmB, with product MTANKEGDPLTLNRLYGRSKGKKLRSGQQHLLDELYPQIAVPDDGPITAAGLFGSDRPLHFEIGFGSGEHMAGRADMLPDHGFIGAEPFVNGVVGALLHVRERTLPNVRLHMGDALQVLDRVPDGALSFCYLLHPDPWPKARHAKRRMMNDGPVDLIARKLKPGGEFRFGTDHPIYLRHALLVMQRHTGRFEWLCDKPADFQVRPGGWPETRYEAKARRQGHEVWYFRFRRRQSTKSL
- a CDS encoding site-specific integrase; this encodes MATGKITKKSIDALEPSSASQLLWDTDLKGFGAKITPAGSISYVLQFRMGGREARTRRYTIGPHGSPWTPTTARAEAERLQLLIAQGIDPVDDDKRRRRESIDLAFDNYASHFARSCKGVGWARLVERVIRLYLEPVIGKKPLPRISRSDIVAVLDNMPEEQVANRRNVFAVMRRLFRWAVSRGDIERSPMEGMETPPPVKPRDRWLKDNELRLVWNAAPQCHPCFGPIVHLLIATGQRREEVSGMHWQELDRSERLWTLPGSRTKNGEPNSIPLNDLAIAELDRQARSDIWPRKGRIFATSTGAGFTGYAKGKNTLDSAIEAEQGDPLPAWRLHDLRRTLATNFQRLGVRFEVTEAVLNHVGGSRAGVAGVYQRHDWKDEKREALDDWNSHLVQILSASGSLESESGSNSTGG
- a CDS encoding GntR family transcriptional regulator — protein: MSPAHVLEPTYCRLKRALMEGAWRGGTKLEAMRLADDFGVSMTPVRDSLNQLVGEGLVDLTPGEGFRVHVLTEQALRDILNVNALLLETSLSENTSTEAQRDDQPSSDTYPDRLAAAYLGLARGSGNGYLAYLVDRINERLHPVRKLEPQVLPKAIDMLNRIEASLTATRGEQLEAIRRYHEQCRSAASQLISLL